The following proteins come from a genomic window of Ciona intestinalis unplaced genomic scaffold, KH HT000150.2, whole genome shotgun sequence:
- the LOC100180161 gene encoding protein RFT1 homolog, whose product MSKSNKDINTVLASASKLASYNMLLQLSFRVLTFILNAFVLRHVTKETLGVVNVRLLLLYSTILFMSREAFRRACLSSRDDGAVGEKDIKKKVKWKQTINLLWCMVPVGIVWTIILVYCWRNLFENPDPAEIPHYPLAVVIFGCCACVELIAEPLWVLAQVFLFVKLKVVAEGLAILIKCLVTVSLVVAFPQWGLVSFCIAQVSFSITYICAYYGYFIWFIKSKKSKQSDDFPLHNVEQLFPQFDSNEGENLIDSLTAKLSLSFFKQSVLKQILTEGERYVMTILNVLSFADQGVYDVINNLGSLVARFIFLPIEESFYLFFAKTLKRGAESKQQPLEEIVAVTKVFSCLLRLVVIVGAVILSFGVPYSHLLLDLYGGSTLSSGPGPMLLNFILIYRYNKKMLLFSILFLSCSYYLTKAIGSVGFIIANCLNMLARILHSVVYINRYYSNFQSIASPLLGLIPGISVILTLCLSSIICMMSQSFFCCNKGLLLRVFHVITGAVCCIFTAVVIWFTETDMVQFLKDQFLSKYFQKKKAE is encoded by the exons atgtcaaaatcaAACAAGGATATAAACACTGTTTTGGCAAGTGCGTCAAAACTGGCATCTTACAACATGTTATTACAG ttgTCGTTTCGGGTGCTAACATTCATATTGAATGCATTTGTTCTGAGACATGTCACCAAGGAAACACTGGGTGTTGTCAACGTACGGTTACTACTTCTTTACTCCACGATATTGTTTATGTCAAGGGAAGCATTTCGAAG AGCTTGTTTAAGTTCAAGAGATGATGGAGCTGTTGGTGAGAAAGAtattaaaaagaaagttaaatgGAAGCAAACAATAAATCTACTCTGGTGCAT GGTTCCTGTAGGCATAGTATGGACAATAATCTTGGTATACTGTTGGCGCAACTTGTTTGAAAATCCTGACCCAGCAGAGATACCTCACTACCCATTGGCAGTCGTTATATTTGGGTGTTGCGCATGTGTTGAACTCATAGCTGAACCACTATGGGTGCTCGCACAAGTATTTCTATTTGTTAAGTTAAAAGTTGTGGCTGAGGGACTTGCTATTCTTATCAAGTGTTTGGTTACGGTGTCTCTGGTTGTTGCTTTTCCACAGTGGGGGCTTGTTTCCTTCTGTATTGCACAG gTTTCATTCTCGATCACGTACATCTGTGCATATTATGGATATTTCATCTGGTTCATAAAGTCAAAGAAATCCAAACAATCTGATGATTTTCCTCTTCATAATGTGGAGCAGCTGTTTCCGCAGTTCGATTCAAACGAAGGGGAAAACCTAATTGATTCTTTAACTGCAAAGCTTTCATTGAGCTTTTTTAAGCAGTCTGTcttgaaacaaattttaacagAAG gtGAAAGATACGTCATGACAATTCTCAATGTGCTTTCTTTCGCTGACCAAGgggtttatgatgtcataaataacCTTGGATCACTTGTAGCAAG gttcATTTTCCTTCCGATAgaagaaagtttttatttattttttgccaaaaCTTTAAAGAGAGGAGCTGAATCTAAACAGCAACCATTG GAGGAAATTGTCGCCGTCACAAAAGTTTTTAGTTGTTTGCTTAGGCTAGTAGTGATTGTTGGAGCTGTTATTCTTTCGTTTGGTGTCCCTTATTCTCATTTGCTGCTTGATCTGTATGGAGGATCCACCCTCAGCTCAG GACCCGGGCCAATGCTGTTGAAC tttattttaatttacaggTACAATAAGAAGatgttattgttttcaatTCTCTTCCTTTCATGTTCGTATTATCTGACCAAAGCAATTGGCTCGGTTGGTTTTATCATCGCAAACTGCCTCAACATGTTGGCAAGGATTCTTCATAGCGTGGTTTACATTAATCG ATATTATTCAAACTTCCAATCCATTGCTTCACCATTGCTTGGATTAATTCCTGGGATTTCTGTTATTTTGACACTTTGTTTAAGCAGCATAATatgtatgatgtcacaatcttTCTTCTGTTGCAACAAGGGATTACTTTTGCGTGTTTTTCATGTTATTACTGGTGCAGTATGCTGCATATTTACTGCAGTAGTGATTTGGTTCACTGAAACAGACATGGTACAATTTTTAAAGGATCAGTTTTTGTCGAAGTATTTTCAAAAGAAGAAAGCAGAAtga
- the LOC108950430 gene encoding probable inactive tRNA-specific adenosine deaminase-like protein 3, with product MKNEDQPSVKRRKYEKVIASSCNLMEKVDSQSNSDDTKTVLPKQRSWNLTAVLGDEYKPCVGALKLVDSVACVLVDKKHASAVLKFLHENYPFTGLQHVKRMRKVTTQSGCYLQVLVFVSARHAHEVELVKSCIHDNKNPLLDLDAFKMVKSYLSKVEIVQVPSAIPLTREQFNLGKQYWPISFHENKSITQLVDCSLFTEADYRVIECHMETAIQTAKSANNLQPAENVGVVVVDSKTNTVIATTFDLRNIPCEITTGVNVAHPLNHAVMVAIDLVAHTQGGGCYTYSNLLKEKPGEGLYFELLSSKNTEKDKSSYICTDLTLYVTREPCVMCCMALLHSRIKRVFYGVECQRGGFGSAYKLNAMKELNHRFVVFKGVLENKCAKL from the coding sequence ATGAAAAATGAGGACCAGCCTTCTGTCAAACgaagaaaatatgaaaaagttATCGCTTCGTCGTGTAATTTGATGGAAAAAGTTGATTCTCAATCTAACTCTGATGATACAaaaactgtcttgcccaagcaaAGAAGTTGGAATCTTACAGCTGTTTTAGGGGACGAGTACAAGCCGTGTGTTGGTGCTTTAAAACTTGTTGATTCAGTAGCGTGTGTTTTAGTTGATAAGAAACATGCCTCAGCTGTGTTAAAGTTTCTCCATGAAAATTACCCATTTACTGGTTTGCAGCATGTTAAAAGAATGCGGAAAGTTACAACGCAAAGTGGATGCTACTTGCAGGTTTTAGTGTTCGTTTCTGCTCGACATGCCCATGAGGTGGAGCTTGTTAAGTCCTGTATACATGATAACAAGAACCCACTGCTGGACCTTGATGCTTTTAAGATGGTGAAAAGTTATTTATCGAAAGTTGAGATTGTTCAAGTTCCGTCTGCTATACCTTTGACAAGGGAGCAGTTTAATTTAGGAAAACAGTATTGGCCGATTTCGTTCCatgaaaataaatcaattaCTCAGTTGGTTGACTGTTCGTTATTCACAGAAGCTGATTATCGAGTTATTGAATGTCATATGGAAACTGCAATACAGACTGCTAAGTCAGCAAACAACTTGCAACCTGCAGAGAACGTTGGGGTTGTTGTAGTGGATTCAAAGACAAACACAGTAATTGCAACCACGTTTGACTTGAGAAACATACCGTGTGAAATTACGACGGGTGTAAATGTTGCTCATCCGTTGAACCATGCGGTTATGGTTGCGATAGACTTGGTGGCTCACACGCAAGGTGGAGGGTGTTATACTTATAGCAATCTTTTAAAGGAAAAACCTGGAGAGGGCTTGTATTTTGAGTTATTATCATCAAAAAACACTGAAAAGGACAAGTCAAGTTATATTTGCACTGATTTAACTTTGTATGTTACGAGAGAGCCATGTGTTATGTGTTGTATGGCGCTGCTTCATTCTCGTATAAAGCGAGTGTTTTATGGAGTTGAATGCCAGAGAGGGGGTTTTGGTAgcgcttacaagttaaacGCTATGAAAGAATTAAATCATAGGTTTGTAGTATTTAAAGGGGTTTTAGAGAACAAATGTGCAAAGTTGTAA
- the LOC100182499 gene encoding uncharacterized protein LOC100182499, with protein sequence MGWQYVVLILCSVEIARCQNTNTFPLVNVNDSVAGVASTTQKTYTTKVRLIATTTTITAFSPAAFQTAATAFYSTTLGGAFAVVRNIVGVAGPSSTAGLPTFDVTYNVAYSFSVLQSPPVVTDQDVTTEIGTYQAVINGITNVPGSSLNNFYVFDINPSVFTFTGSSICNAAGTNCTANTVCNETLAGVTVICVSGCKMGYCQNNGTCEQASVSVAPTCTCLSKADVWFLGSTCQTRVELWMVIVAAVLAFLLIIAAILLACCCYATKRRKKEKEADTFLVNGKDQFYTNKAYLNNEAVVKPVKVEAMPRYEERNVDAYIARRRRSRSRSTSRDRHRRRERRRSDDSSRHRRHRYYDDESSRRRHRRSNSSVSSYNSFESSDSSDEENTITNATPATSTAHRAPSSTSSSTSHDSASVGVQDAGNSPIRWLETEKSPPKAGGNKLGKIDIAARKGWMPSLGPQMFDIGSQERLDKQDTLPGYGETDI encoded by the exons ATGGGTTGGCAGTATGTCGTTTTGATTCTATGCAGCGTTGAAATAGCTC GTTgccaaaatacaaatacatttCCGTTGGTTAACGTGAACGATAGCGTCGCTGGAGTGG CGTCAACCACACAGAAAACTTACACGACCAAGGTTCGCCTCATCGCAACAACCACTACAATTACTGCGTTTTCACCTGCAGCATTTCAAACAGCG GCAACCGCGTTTTACTCCACTACACTGGGTGGGGCGTTCGCTGTGGTGAGGAACATAGTAGGGGTAGCAGGTCCATCAAGCACTGCTGGGTTGCCAACGTTTGAC GTAACATACAACGTCGCTTACTCGTTTTCCGTTTTACAAAGTCCTCCTGTTGTCACGGACCAAGACGTTACGACTGAGATAGGAACCTACCAAGCTGTGATAAACGGGATCACTAATGTACCTGGGAGCTCTTTGAACAACTTCTACGTCTTTGATATAAATCCTAGTGTGTTTACATTCACCG GTTCTAGTATTTGCAATGCTGCTGGAACGAATTGTACAGCGAATACAGTTTGTAATGAAACGCTTGCTGGTGTAACTGTTATTTGTGTCTCTGGTTGCAAGATGGGATATTGCCAGAACAACGGAACTTGTGAGCAGGCGAGCGTTTCCGTAGCCCCAACTTGCAC TTGCCTTTCCAAAGCCGATGTCTGGTTTCTTGGCTCCACATGCCAAACACGAGTTGAACTGTGGATGGTGATTGTGGCCGCTGTTCTTGCGTTTCTTCTCATCATTGCTGCCATCTTACTGGCGTGTTGCTGCTATGCTACAAAGCGACGAAAGAAGGAAAAAGA AGCGGATACGTTTTTGGTGAACGGTAAAGATCAATTCTACACCAACAAAGCTTATCTGAACAACGAAGCTGTTGTGAAGCCTGTTAAAGTCGAAGCTATGCCGAGATATGAG GAAAGAAACGTGGACGCTTACATCGCGAGAAGACGGCGATCACGTTCTCGTTCAACGTCCAGGGATCGCCATCGAAGAAGGGAAAGAAGACGAAGTGACGACAGCAGTCGCCATCGACGTCACCGTTACTATGACGACGAATCAAGCCGCCGACGTCACAGAAGAAGCAACAGCAGTGTCAGCAGCTACAACAGTTTTGAAAGTTCTGACAGCAGCGACGAGGAAAATACAATTACTAACGCGACCCCAGCCACTTCCACAG cACATCGAGCACCATCTTCGACGTCCAGTTCAACTTCACACGATTCAGCAAGCGTGGGTGTTCAAGACGCCGGCAATTCCCCAATTCGTTGGTTGGAAACGGAAAAATCTCCCCCAAAAGCGGGAGGCAATAAATTAGGCAAGATCGATATCGCTGCTAGGAAAGGTTGGATGCCAAGTCTTGGTCCTCAGATGTTTGATATTGGTAGCCAAGAAAGATTGGACAAGCAAGACACGCTACCAGGTTACGGCGAAACCgatatataa